The following are encoded in a window of Methanobrevibacter ruminantium M1 genomic DNA:
- a CDS encoding isocitrate/isopropylmalate family dehydrogenase, which produces MYEIAVIPGDGIGKEVMEATINVLESLDVDFNFTYGEAGDECLEKNGVALPNETIQLAKNADACLFGAAGETAADVIVRLRQELNLFANLRPVKSYPNTNALFENLDFMIVRENTEGMYIAKEEEYTAEGAIARRIITRKASERIIEYAFQYAKDNNKSKVTGVHKANVLKISDGLFRDIFNEIADKYKDEIDSEDFYVDATAMYLITRPESFEVIVTTNLFGDILSDEGAGLVGGLGMIPSGNIGENGALFEPVHGSAPDIAGQGIANPLAMMLSAVMMLNYLGESEAEEKLNNAILELLNEGKCLTPDLGGSSTTMEVSEAIKSKL; this is translated from the coding sequence ATGTACGAAATTGCAGTAATTCCTGGAGATGGAATAGGTAAAGAGGTAATGGAAGCAACCATAAATGTTTTAGAATCATTGGATGTGGACTTTAACTTTACTTATGGTGAGGCTGGAGACGAATGTCTGGAAAAGAACGGAGTGGCCCTTCCAAATGAAACCATCCAACTTGCAAAAAATGCAGATGCCTGCCTATTCGGAGCTGCAGGAGAGACTGCAGCAGATGTCATCGTAAGACTAAGACAGGAACTGAACCTCTTTGCTAACCTAAGGCCAGTTAAAAGCTATCCAAATACAAATGCCCTCTTTGAAAATCTTGACTTTATGATAGTGAGGGAAAATACAGAAGGAATGTATATTGCAAAGGAAGAGGAATATACAGCCGAAGGAGCAATTGCAAGAAGGATAATAACAAGAAAGGCAAGCGAAAGAATAATAGAATATGCTTTCCAATATGCAAAGGACAACAATAAGTCAAAGGTTACAGGAGTTCATAAGGCAAATGTGCTAAAAATATCAGATGGTCTCTTTAGAGATATATTTAATGAAATAGCAGACAAGTATAAGGATGAAATAGATTCAGAGGATTTTTATGTCGATGCAACTGCAATGTATCTCATAACAAGACCTGAAAGCTTTGAAGTGATTGTAACAACCAATCTCTTTGGAGACATACTATCAGATGAAGGTGCAGGACTTGTAGGAGGCCTTGGAATGATTCCATCAGGCAATATTGGAGAAAACGGAGCATTGTTTGAGCCAGTCCACGGTTCAGCCCCAGACATTGCAGGTCAGGGAATTGCAAATCCATTGGCTATGATGCTTTCAGCAGTCATGATGCTGAACTATCTTGGTGAGAGTGAAGCTGAAGAGAAGTTAAATAATGCAATCCTTGAACTATTAAATGAAGGAAAATGCCTAACTCCAGATTTAGGTGGCAGTTCAACAACTATGGAAGTTAGTGAGGCCATAAAAAGCAAATTATAA
- the hacA gene encoding homoaconitase large subunit, giving the protein MSTIAEKILSRASGQGQVEAGDIVMADIDIAMMHDLTGPLAVESFNKIGTERVWDNEKIVIPFDHQVPADSLDSANNHILMRKFVKEQDIKNFYDVYEGVCHQVLPEKGHVIPGTVIVGADSHTTTYGALGAFSTGIGSTDMAMVLSTGQLWFKVPETIQFNIEGILKENTSAKDVILNIIGQVGADGATYKSCEFKGETISTMNISDRMVLSNMAIEMGGKTGIIEPDNVTYQYLKDRVKDENKNRLKAFIEKSNLKTDEDSSSLETMDIDVSDLEPQIACPHNVDNVKPASELSDIEIDQVFVGSCTNGRIEDLRDAAKILKGKHIASGLRMLVIPASRETYMKALDEGLIKIFVEAGALVSAPCCGPCLGGHTGLIGPGEVSLSTSNRNFKGRQGSPEGEVYLSSAKVAAQSAIEGRISVPK; this is encoded by the coding sequence ATGTCAACAATTGCTGAAAAGATATTATCAAGAGCTTCAGGACAAGGACAAGTTGAAGCTGGAGATATAGTCATGGCTGACATTGACATAGCCATGATGCATGATTTGACTGGACCTCTTGCAGTTGAATCATTTAACAAGATAGGAACTGAAAGGGTCTGGGACAATGAAAAGATCGTCATCCCATTTGACCACCAAGTTCCAGCAGATTCTCTTGACTCTGCAAACAATCATATCCTAATGAGAAAGTTCGTAAAAGAGCAGGATATAAAAAACTTTTATGATGTTTATGAAGGAGTTTGTCATCAGGTTCTACCTGAAAAAGGCCATGTGATTCCAGGAACTGTTATTGTTGGTGCAGACTCACATACCACAACATATGGTGCCCTTGGAGCATTTTCCACTGGAATAGGCTCTACAGACATGGCTATGGTATTGTCCACCGGGCAATTATGGTTTAAGGTTCCAGAAACCATTCAATTCAATATAGAGGGAATCCTTAAGGAAAATACATCTGCAAAGGATGTGATTCTTAATATAATTGGACAGGTAGGGGCAGATGGAGCAACCTACAAGTCCTGTGAATTCAAGGGAGAGACCATATCCACTATGAACATTTCAGATAGAATGGTATTATCCAATATGGCTATAGAGATGGGAGGAAAAACCGGAATAATTGAGCCTGATAATGTAACCTATCAATACCTTAAGGACAGGGTAAAGGACGAAAACAAAAACAGATTAAAGGCATTCATTGAAAAGTCCAATCTTAAAACAGATGAGGATTCATCCAGTCTTGAAACAATGGACATTGATGTTAGCGACCTTGAGCCACAAATCGCATGCCCACATAATGTAGATAACGTTAAGCCAGCAAGCGAGCTAAGCGACATTGAAATAGACCAAGTGTTTGTAGGTTCTTGCACAAACGGAAGAATTGAAGACCTAAGGGATGCCGCAAAGATATTAAAAGGCAAGCATATAGCATCCGGCCTTAGAATGCTCGTGATTCCTGCATCAAGGGAAACATATATGAAGGCATTGGATGAAGGATTAATCAAGATATTTGTGGAAGCTGGAGCCCTTGTTTCAGCACCATGCTGTGGACCATGCCTTGGAGGCCATACAGGACTAATAGGTCCTGGAGAGGTCAGTCTTTCTACATCAAACAGAAACTTTAAGGGAAGACAAGGAAGTCCTGAAGGTGAAGTTTACCTATCAAGCGCTAAAGTAGCTGCACAATCAGCAATTGAGGGAAGAATTAGTGTTCCTAAATAA
- the ribH gene encoding 6,7-dimethyl-8-ribityllumazine synthase, with amino-acid sequence MVKYNIGAVVAEFNYDITHMMLELAKAEAQVRDCEITKIVMVPGVFDMPLAIKKLTEADQEGRIDLDCIITLGTVIEGATDHDQIVAQHASRKIADLSLEWGKPISLGISGPGMTRLDAHRRVSYGKNAVEAAVKMCDRLQDI; translated from the coding sequence ATGGTAAAATATAATATAGGAGCAGTTGTTGCTGAATTTAATTATGATATCACTCACATGATGTTAGAGCTTGCTAAAGCTGAAGCTCAAGTTCGTGACTGTGAAATAACAAAGATTGTAATGGTCCCTGGCGTATTTGACATGCCACTTGCTATCAAAAAACTTACAGAAGCAGACCAAGAAGGAAGAATCGACCTTGACTGTATAATCACTCTTGGTACTGTAATTGAAGGTGCAACAGATCATGACCAAATTGTAGCTCAACATGCATCCCGTAAGATAGCTGACTTATCCTTAGAATGGGGCAAACCAATTTCCCTTGGAATCAGCGGTCCTGGAATGACCAGATTAGATGCACACAGAAGAGTTAGCTATGGTAAAAACGCTGTTGAAGCAGCTGTTAAAATGTGTGACAGATTACAAGACATATAA
- a CDS encoding glycosyltransferase family 4 protein encodes MSINKSKSNLSLKNKLKSLFSGNSNKSRYQSKLIRGDFDSLHDLNIAYVLKGFPTLSQTFVSNELRYLVEDGFNVVVFCYMDPADLVELDFDLEVIRFDESDDPTGKLEQLLLDYEIDIVHTHFVYPPCTEYTFPVCDRLGIPFTVFAHAVDIFKYDVDKINRVDEISKSPFCKGILTLSNYHKNHLIERGVDKDKIHITRQATDYEIEELELKERNVRNIVSISRFVEKKGIDVLIDVADILRDEDYEFSIYGFGGLEKAYQRQIDELNLDNISIKGRLDGPQEVKEVFDKADILASPCRIAENGDRDGIPTVIFEAMAYGVCVLTTEVSAIPEVIDDGRNGFIVPPDSPEIFADKIREIANLSPEERFEIAKQAQVDVQDTSSVDETMKTLFLTWSL; translated from the coding sequence ATGTCTATTAATAAGTCAAAATCTAATTTAAGCCTAAAAAATAAACTTAAATCTTTATTTAGTGGCAATTCCAATAAAAGCAGATATCAATCCAAACTAATAAGGGGGGACTTCGATTCACTCCATGACTTGAATATAGCATATGTCTTGAAGGGCTTTCCTACACTTTCACAGACTTTTGTTTCAAATGAGCTTAGATATTTGGTTGAAGATGGCTTCAATGTAGTTGTATTCTGCTATATGGATCCTGCAGACTTGGTTGAATTGGATTTTGATTTGGAAGTAATTCGCTTTGATGAGTCAGATGACCCTACTGGGAAATTGGAGCAATTACTATTGGACTATGAGATAGACATAGTGCATACCCATTTTGTCTATCCTCCCTGTACAGAATATACATTTCCCGTTTGCGATAGGCTGGGAATTCCTTTTACAGTATTTGCACATGCTGTTGACATCTTCAAATATGATGTCGATAAAATTAATAGGGTTGATGAGATATCCAAAAGCCCATTCTGCAAGGGAATTCTTACATTGAGCAACTATCACAAGAATCATTTGATTGAAAGGGGAGTGGATAAGGATAAGATTCATATTACAAGGCAGGCTACTGACTATGAGATAGAGGAGCTTGAATTGAAAGAGAGGAATGTGAGAAATATTGTAAGCATTTCCCGTTTTGTTGAAAAGAAAGGAATTGATGTCTTGATTGATGTGGCAGACATTCTAAGGGATGAGGATTATGAGTTTTCCATCTATGGATTTGGAGGACTTGAAAAGGCATATCAAAGGCAGATTGATGAGTTGAATCTAGATAATATTTCCATTAAGGGGCGTTTGGACGGTCCTCAAGAGGTAAAAGAGGTCTTTGATAAGGCAGATATATTGGCGTCTCCATGCAGAATAGCTGAAAATGGCGATAGGGATGGAATTCCTACGGTCATATTTGAGGCAATGGCCTATGGAGTGTGTGTATTGACTACAGAGGTTTCAGCAATCCCTGAAGTTATTGATGATGGAAGGAATGGTTTTATTGTTCCTCCAGACAGTCCTGAAATATTTGCAGATAAGATTAGGGAAATTGCTAATTTGTCCCCAGAGGAACGCTTTGAAATAGCTAAACAGGCACAAGTGGATGTTCAGGACACTTCCAGTGTTGATGAAACTATGAAAACACTTTTTTTAACTTGGAGTTTGTAA
- a CDS encoding glycosyltransferase family 2 protein has translation MTKPKVSMILSAYNEERFIDKAICSLTNQSLKDIEIIIINDGSTDKTPEIIEKYAEEDPRITVINQSNIGLGASRNKGMAIAQGEYVGFLDGDDWYRLDALEIAYNEAKSKDTDITMYQMINYDDATGRIYENDWFNLNNLDESFDGIVFTPEKTKDFLFDLSVSSCQKIYRNDFLKSINASFPEGIYFEDMPFFFYVYLKAERISIIRHHFYYRRKHNASITHVVDANYLDTVEAGCELMRRFIDNGFYDDYKFDLIAYKINGPRMALMDITEDAKEPLFNLIKEDYEKIKNTEYYQDYLDNLGPKKKKFFLDVIKYDNYEEFKKNNPEY, from the coding sequence ATGACCAAACCAAAAGTTTCCATGATTTTATCAGCATATAATGAAGAGAGATTCATCGATAAGGCCATATGCAGTCTAACAAACCAAAGCCTTAAAGACATAGAAATAATCATAATAAACGATGGATCCACCGATAAAACACCAGAAATCATAGAGAAATATGCTGAAGAAGACCCAAGAATCACTGTAATAAACCAATCAAATATTGGGCTTGGAGCAAGCAGAAATAAAGGAATGGCAATTGCCCAAGGAGAATATGTGGGATTTCTTGATGGAGATGACTGGTACAGATTAGATGCTCTTGAGATAGCATACAATGAGGCGAAATCAAAGGATACAGACATAACCATGTATCAGATGATAAATTATGATGATGCAACAGGACGAATATACGAAAACGACTGGTTTAATCTAAACAACCTTGATGAAAGCTTTGATGGTATAGTATTTACACCTGAGAAAACAAAAGACTTTCTATTTGACTTATCAGTAAGTTCATGCCAAAAGATCTATAGAAATGATTTTTTAAAGTCAATAAATGCAAGCTTTCCAGAAGGAATCTATTTTGAAGACATGCCTTTCTTCTTTTATGTCTATCTTAAGGCAGAGAGAATTTCAATAATCAGACATCATTTTTATTACAGACGAAAGCACAATGCTTCAATCACCCATGTGGTAGATGCAAATTATCTGGATACTGTGGAAGCGGGATGCGAACTAATGAGAAGATTCATAGACAATGGGTTCTATGATGACTATAAGTTCGACCTTATCGCATACAAGATAAATGGTCCAAGAATGGCTCTTATGGACATAACTGAAGATGCTAAGGAACCGTTGTTCAATCTAATAAAAGAAGACTATGAGAAGATAAAAAATACAGAATATTATCAGGATTATCTTGATAATCTAGGTCCAAAGAAGAAAAAGTTCTTTTTAGATGTAATTAAGTATGACAATTATGAGGAATTTAAAAAGAACAATCCAGAATATTAG
- the mmp11 gene encoding methanogenesis marker protein 11 has product MEILKPEELKEKFNDPWIAPYEKVITMADGDKVELIEYHPCPSGSNWLLYQYQHSSELIIDAKRDGNKHTYLCKVGKKPLDLKASINAAGIEEVAIDEEKNEVKVTHGGLAGAGVGAGMCRGMGEGVKYIELLEVGGGSKEGKATVVTPKYEKLVIGIDDTDVKDAGATWTMAHNIGLQLKEEGYEYLDHIIVQLFPHNPHKTQNCVSIALTFAVLKEEKENLINRLIEILKHDTLSDKTAIAILEGIGIPPKLREYAMATKTGMMDVETAEKLAEELNIPLLAVTGEQGKVGALAALGLYDDVDEAVKVYY; this is encoded by the coding sequence ATGGAAATTTTAAAACCTGAAGAGTTAAAAGAGAAATTTAATGACCCATGGATTGCTCCATATGAAAAAGTCATAACCATGGCTGATGGAGATAAAGTAGAACTTATAGAATACCATCCATGCCCTAGCGGTTCAAACTGGCTGTTATACCAATACCAACACAGCAGCGAACTTATCATAGATGCTAAAAGGGATGGAAACAAGCACACCTATCTTTGTAAGGTAGGCAAAAAGCCATTAGACCTTAAGGCAAGCATAAATGCTGCTGGAATTGAAGAGGTTGCAATTGACGAAGAAAAGAATGAAGTCAAAGTCACCCACGGAGGTCTAGCTGGCGCTGGAGTAGGTGCTGGAATGTGCAGAGGCATGGGAGAAGGTGTCAAATACATAGAGCTTCTTGAAGTCGGAGGAGGAAGCAAGGAAGGAAAAGCCACAGTAGTAACTCCTAAATACGAAAAGCTTGTAATCGGAATAGACGATACAGACGTTAAGGATGCAGGTGCAACCTGGACTATGGCACATAATATTGGTCTTCAATTAAAGGAAGAAGGCTATGAATACCTTGACCATATTATCGTTCAATTATTCCCTCATAATCCTCATAAGACTCAAAACTGTGTTTCTATAGCGCTTACATTTGCTGTACTCAAAGAAGAAAAAGAAAATCTAATAAACAGGCTTATTGAAATACTCAAGCACGACACATTGTCTGATAAGACTGCAATAGCCATCCTTGAAGGAATTGGAATCCCACCTAAGCTTAGGGAATATGCTATGGCTACAAAAACCGGCATGATGGATGTTGAAACAGCTGAAAAGCTAGCAGAAGAACTTAACATTCCACTTCTTGCAGTTACAGGAGAACAAGGCAAAGTAGGGGCACTTGCAGCACTTGGCCTTTATGATGATGTTGATGAGGCTGTTAAGGTTTATTATTAA
- a CDS encoding methyltransferase family protein has product MDNKLFLQAFSKFFIGLIIICALLFIPAGTLNYPNGWLFIALLFIPMFFAGIIMFIKSPELLRRRLNADEEEEEQKIVILISAIIFLLAFILAGLNFRFGWFKLNSLIIIIASVIFLLAYIMYAEVLRENEYLSRTVEVNEGQNVVDTGLYGIVRHPMYTSTIFLFLSMPLVLDSIFSFIVMLIYPIIIIFRIKNEEKLLEEELDGYVEYEKRVKYRLIPYLW; this is encoded by the coding sequence ATGGACAATAAACTATTTTTACAGGCATTTAGCAAATTTTTCATTGGCCTAATTATAATATGCGCACTTCTTTTTATTCCCGCTGGAACTCTCAACTACCCGAACGGATGGCTATTTATAGCATTACTCTTCATCCCAATGTTTTTTGCTGGAATCATCATGTTTATCAAAAGTCCAGAGCTTCTAAGAAGACGATTGAATGCTGATGAAGAGGAAGAAGAGCAAAAAATAGTGATCTTAATTAGCGCAATCATCTTTCTTCTTGCTTTTATTCTTGCAGGGCTAAACTTTAGATTCGGATGGTTTAAGCTCAATAGCTTGATTATAATCATTGCTTCAGTCATATTTCTCCTTGCATATATCATGTATGCAGAGGTTCTTAGGGAGAATGAATACCTCTCTCGAACAGTAGAAGTGAATGAGGGTCAAAATGTGGTTGACACAGGACTCTATGGCATTGTGCGTCATCCTATGTACACTTCCACAATATTCCTGTTTCTATCAATGCCATTGGTATTGGATAGCATATTTTCATTTATAGTCATGCTGATTTATCCAATAATCATAATCTTTAGAATAAAAAACGAAGAAAAGCTTTTAGAAGAAGAGCTTGATGGATATGTGGAGTATGAAAAAAGGGTAAAATATAGATTAATACCATATTTGTGGTAG
- the dusB gene encoding tRNA dihydrouridine synthase DusB, producing the protein MKWKIGDVEIDNQVVLAPMAGVCDSAFRTIVKSMGCGLIETEMVSDKAVMYGNWKTKEMLYMTDYERPISQQIVGSDIESLTFASKYIQDNTNVDIIDINMGCPVTKVTNRGKAGSALLKSPDKIKSIVESIVDSVDIPVTAKIRSGWDKSCINAVEIAKIIEDAGASAITVHPRTKDQAYSGKADWSIIKKVKQSVNIPVIGNGDVRTCFDAKRMLDETDCDAVMIGRAALGNPWLIRDCVNYLDNGDLPMEVTIEERMDMLKRHVNLLLENKGEEFAIPKMRTHAAYYVKKLPRTIELKQMIFKMNTKEDLFNLLDDYVDSLDELKR; encoded by the coding sequence ATGAAGTGGAAGATTGGAGATGTAGAAATAGACAATCAAGTGGTTCTAGCCCCTATGGCCGGAGTATGTGACTCTGCATTTAGAACCATAGTCAAATCTATGGGTTGCGGGCTTATAGAAACCGAAATGGTTTCAGATAAGGCAGTCATGTATGGCAATTGGAAAACTAAGGAAATGTTATATATGACAGACTATGAGCGCCCTATCTCTCAGCAGATTGTCGGATCTGATATTGAATCTCTCACTTTTGCTTCCAAATACATCCAAGACAATACAAATGTTGATATCATAGATATCAATATGGGATGTCCTGTAACTAAGGTGACAAATAGGGGCAAGGCTGGAAGCGCATTGCTAAAATCTCCGGATAAAATAAAATCTATTGTAGAATCTATTGTAGACTCTGTAGACATTCCTGTTACTGCAAAGATTAGAAGTGGATGGGATAAAAGCTGCATAAATGCAGTTGAAATAGCAAAGATTATTGAAGATGCAGGTGCATCAGCCATTACTGTTCATCCTAGAACAAAGGACCAGGCTTATTCTGGAAAGGCAGATTGGTCTATAATTAAAAAGGTTAAGCAAAGCGTTAATATTCCGGTTATTGGAAATGGAGATGTAAGAACTTGTTTTGATGCAAAAAGAATGTTGGATGAAACTGATTGCGATGCAGTGATGATTGGAAGGGCTGCACTAGGCAATCCTTGGCTTATTAGAGATTGTGTAAATTATCTGGATAATGGGGACTTGCCTATGGAAGTTACAATAGAAGAGAGAATGGATATGTTAAAAAGACATGTGAATCTATTGCTTGAAAATAAGGGAGAAGAGTTTGCCATTCCTAAGATGAGAACACATGCTGCCTATTATGTTAAAAAATTACCTCGCACTATTGAGCTAAAGCAGATGATATTTAAGATGAATACAAAAGAGGATCTTTTTAATCTATTGGATGATTATGTGGATTCATTAGATGAATTAAAAAGGTAA
- a CDS encoding polysaccharide pyruvyl transferase family protein — protein sequence MNYALMVYNYTTNLGNEIQTIAARRFLPKIDYYIDHEKINLFNEEDNVKMIMNGWYLDCEKAWPPSESIDPLLISMHFNTTSSNKERLKALLSDESIEYFMNHAPIGCRDYSTVEFLNEQGIDAYFSGCLTLTLDNGKTKEERELDKGQDYIVVNSEIADEIISFLKDKTDKKIYRIQQDMIPSFDTSFPESMPLWLYNLSSFYDYEEKLFMAENLLRIYENASCVITDRLHCALPSLALETPVMLLNNRGFRERFDGLSNLLLESDIDSYESNYNIFDVDNPPENPKDYLKIRKDLIEKSKKFTGHINNSYYSDISQREIFERNNLLLSRNAIGTRDYIRNVLKRMRQHEKDISKKEEIIKNQEAIIDKQKKMIDEMKGSNSWKITSPLRKIRK from the coding sequence ATGAATTATGCTTTAATGGTTTACAACTATACAACAAACTTAGGCAATGAGATACAGACAATTGCTGCTAGAAGATTCCTGCCTAAGATAGATTACTATATCGATCATGAGAAGATAAATCTCTTCAATGAGGAGGATAATGTAAAGATGATTATGAATGGATGGTATCTTGACTGTGAAAAGGCATGGCCTCCATCTGAATCAATCGATCCTCTCCTTATCTCCATGCATTTCAACACCACTTCAAGCAATAAGGAAAGGTTAAAAGCTCTTTTAAGCGATGAAAGCATAGAATACTTTATGAACCATGCCCCTATAGGTTGCAGGGATTATTCAACAGTTGAGTTTTTAAATGAGCAGGGAATAGATGCATACTTTTCCGGATGCCTTACATTGACATTGGATAATGGCAAAACTAAAGAGGAAAGGGAATTGGATAAAGGACAGGATTATATTGTTGTAAACTCTGAAATTGCAGATGAGATCATTTCTTTTTTAAAGGATAAGACAGATAAAAAGATCTATAGGATTCAGCAAGACATGATACCATCATTTGACACATCATTTCCAGAATCCATGCCATTATGGCTTTATAACCTTAGCTCCTTTTATGATTATGAGGAAAAGCTGTTTATGGCTGAAAATCTTTTAAGGATATATGAGAATGCCTCTTGTGTAATCACCGACAGATTGCATTGCGCCTTGCCATCTCTTGCCCTAGAGACTCCAGTGATGCTATTGAACAATAGGGGATTTAGGGAAAGGTTTGATGGATTGAGCAATTTATTGCTGGAGAGTGACATTGATAGCTATGAATCCAATTATAATATCTTTGATGTGGACAATCCTCCTGAAAATCCCAAGGACTATTTGAAAATACGTAAGGATTTGATTGAAAAATCTAAGAAATTCACCGGACATATCAACAATTCTTATTACTCTGATATTTCACAGAGGGAAATATTTGAAAGAAATAACTTATTATTGTCTAGAAATGCCATTGGAACTAGGGATTATATTAGGAATGTCTTAAAAAGAATGAGGCAGCATGAGAAGGACATTTCCAAAAAGGAAGAGATCATTAAAAATCAGGAAGCTATTATTGATAAGCAGAAAAAGATGATTGATGAGATGAAGGGGTCCAATAGCTGGAAGATAACTTCTCCTCTTAGAAAGATTAGAAAATAA
- a CDS encoding nitroreductase family protein: MGPEDTIYESQSLEDTIYKRKSVRSYEDAPLDNETINEIRDFIENANPLNPNIEWSYEILPKEKISTMMRWKAPHYIAIFSEDKENYYQNIGFIFQQVDLFLQSKGIGSCWIGMGSPKDYKNPHGHKFIILISFGMSERIYREMNQFKRKDIDAISDNKDERLIPAQFAPSSMNTQPWYFTHNDDGSFDLYRVKRGVLRNRFMGRWNKIDTGIALAHLYVANRDNFSFYMKDNPKELKGHIYDGSFEI; encoded by the coding sequence ATGGGCCCTGAAGATACAATATATGAAAGCCAATCCCTTGAAGATACAATATACAAAAGAAAATCAGTACGCTCTTATGAGGATGCTCCATTGGATAACGAGACAATAAATGAAATAAGAGATTTTATAGAAAATGCAAATCCTCTCAATCCTAATATAGAATGGAGCTATGAGATTCTTCCTAAAGAAAAAATAAGCACAATGATGAGATGGAAGGCTCCACATTATATTGCCATCTTTTCAGAGGATAAGGAAAACTATTATCAAAATATAGGATTCATATTCCAACAGGTGGACTTGTTTCTACAAAGCAAGGGGATAGGCAGCTGCTGGATAGGAATGGGAAGTCCAAAGGATTATAAGAATCCACATGGTCATAAGTTTATCATTTTGATTTCATTTGGAATGAGCGAAAGAATCTACAGAGAAATGAATCAGTTTAAAAGAAAGGATATTGATGCAATATCCGATAATAAGGATGAAAGACTGATTCCGGCACAGTTTGCCCCATCTTCCATGAATACCCAGCCATGGTACTTCACTCATAATGATGACGGTAGCTTCGACTTATACAGGGTAAAAAGGGGAGTCCTTAGAAACAGGTTTATGGGAAGATGGAATAAGATTGACACTGGAATAGCCCTTGCACATCTTTATGTGGCAAATAGGGACAACTTTAGCTTCTATATGAAGGACAATCCTAAAGAATTGAAAGGCCATATATATGATGGAAGTTTTGAAATTTAG
- a CDS encoding 3-isopropylmalate dehydratase small subunit, whose product MKGKVWKFGNDIDTDIILPGRYLIYTDEEKLSEHCMEGLDPDFKNKVSAGDFILGGTNFGCGSSREHAPIAIKGCGISAVIAESFARIFYRNATNVGVPLLEAPGISSAIENGEEIEVDMEKGIIISESGKEYEFKKLPPFMLEILEEGGLINYLKKQNE is encoded by the coding sequence ATGAAAGGAAAAGTTTGGAAATTTGGAAATGATATTGATACTGACATCATACTTCCTGGAAGATATTTAATCTATACTGATGAGGAAAAGCTATCCGAGCATTGCATGGAAGGATTGGACCCTGACTTTAAAAATAAAGTAAGCGCTGGAGATTTCATCCTTGGAGGAACTAACTTCGGCTGCGGATCAAGCAGGGAGCATGCTCCAATAGCAATCAAAGGCTGTGGAATATCTGCAGTAATCGCCGAATCCTTTGCAAGGATCTTTTATAGAAATGCAACAAATGTGGGAGTTCCCCTCCTAGAAGCTCCTGGAATAAGTTCTGCCATTGAAAATGGAGAGGAAATAGAAGTGGATATGGAAAAGGGGATTATCATATCTGAAAGCGGAAAGGAGTATGAATTTAAGAAGCTGCCTCCATTCATGTTGGAAATCCTTGAAGAAGGCGGATTGATTAATTATCTTAAAAAACAGAATGAATAA